A single region of the Mycobacterium avium subsp. avium genome encodes:
- the pyrF gene encoding orotidine-5'-phosphate decarboxylase, whose product MTGFGARLAAAKAQRGPLCVGIDPHPELLRAWDLPTTADGLAAFCDICVEAFAGFAVVKPQVAFFEAYGAAGFAVLERTIAALRSAGVLVLADAKRGDIGTTMAAYAAAWAGDSPLAADAVTASPYLGFGSLRPLLEAAAAHDRGVFVLAATSNPEGATVQRAAFDGRTVAQLVVDQAAVVNRSTNPAGPGYVGVVVGATVLQPPDLSALGGPVLVPGLGVQGGRPEALAGLGGAEPGQLLPAVAREVLRAGPDVAELRAAADRMLDAVAYLDV is encoded by the coding sequence GTGACCGGGTTCGGCGCCCGGCTGGCCGCCGCGAAAGCGCAACGCGGGCCGCTGTGCGTGGGCATCGACCCGCACCCCGAGCTGCTGCGGGCGTGGGACCTGCCGACCACGGCCGACGGGCTGGCCGCCTTCTGCGACATCTGCGTCGAGGCGTTCGCCGGATTCGCGGTCGTCAAGCCGCAGGTGGCGTTCTTCGAGGCCTACGGCGCGGCCGGATTCGCGGTGCTCGAACGCACCATCGCCGCGCTGCGGTCGGCCGGGGTGCTGGTGCTGGCCGACGCCAAGCGCGGCGACATCGGCACCACCATGGCCGCCTACGCCGCCGCCTGGGCCGGTGACTCGCCGCTGGCCGCCGACGCGGTGACGGCCTCGCCCTACCTGGGGTTCGGCTCGCTGCGGCCGCTGCTGGAAGCCGCCGCCGCGCACGACCGCGGGGTGTTCGTGCTGGCGGCCACCTCCAACCCGGAGGGCGCCACCGTGCAGCGGGCCGCCTTCGACGGCCGCACGGTGGCCCAGCTGGTGGTCGACCAGGCGGCGGTGGTGAATCGGTCGACGAACCCGGCCGGGCCCGGCTACGTCGGCGTCGTGGTGGGGGCGACGGTGCTGCAGCCGCCCGATCTGAGCGCGCTGGGCGGCCCGGTGCTGGTGCCCGGGCTCGGCGTGCAGGGCGGGCGGCCCGAGGCGCTGGCCGGGCTGGGCGGGGCGGAACCGGGGCAGCTGCTGCCCGCGGTGGCCCGCGAGGTGCTGCGGGCCGGCCCCGACGTGGCGGAGCT